The Paraburkholderia acidiphila DNA window GATCTGCGCGGGTTCTGTGTCGCTGGCATTCCTCGAAACGAGATGATGCGCGCCAGGCGGCTCGTACCAGGCTTCGCCGGGACCATAGGTCCTTGCGGGCGAGCCTTCGAGTTGCGACACGACGTGGCCAACAGTCACGTACGCGAAAATGGAACCCGGATGCATGTGTGGCTCAGAAGCCTGACCGGGTGCGAATGTCACGGTGGCGATATCGACGTTTTTGCCGGGTAGCTCCGGAATCGGTTGCTGCATCACCGGCTTGATGGCTTCCTCGCCAGCACCTTCCGCCATGGCGGTCTGAATGCCAGCGAGGGACAGCGTAGAGGTTACGAGTGAACAATGAAGGAGTACAAACCGAACGGCTTTCATCTCTGCTCCTCAGGCTGGCGTTTTGCGGAATGCGATGGCGAAACGGTTCCAGCTATTGATCGCGCAAATCAGCAGGGTGAGATCCACCACTTCGGCGTCGCTGAAATGCGGTTTGACGCATTCCCATGCAGCGTCCGGCACATGACTCTGCGCAACGAGCGTGACCGCCTCGACCCATTCCAGCGCGGCGCGCTCGCGCGGCGTGAAAAACGGCACCTCTCTCCATGTCACCAGCGTTGCCAGCCGGCGGTCGGTTTCGCCGTTCTTGCGGGCGTCGCTCGTATGCATGTCGACACAGTAAGCGCAGCCGTTGATCTGTGACGCGCGCAGGCGCACGAGCTCGATCAGCGGCTTTTCGATCGTACTCTTTCCAATCCGCTCTTCCAGCGCGAGCAGCGCCTTGATGGCTAACGGGTTGGCCTGATAGAAGTCCAGACGTGGTTGCATGACAGCTCCTTCGAATGAGCCGAAGGCGCCGCGCGGACGTGGTACGCCTTTCGGATTTTGGAATGTGGCAACGCTGACGCGAGCCTATCGTATCGGCCGGTTTCCGCAAATTCTGGCCGCTGCGTGCCAACGATGCGGGCTGCGCTTGCCTGGGCGTGCCAGGCGCCTGTCGAAACGCAAGCGCATCGCGCGACTTGATCGCATGCCCTGGCATGCCGAAGCAACTTCAAACGTCGACGACGGCGCCTGGAGACGAGTGCCTTCGCGGAAAGGCCCATACGATTGGCCAGCCTGAGCGCTATCCGAAACTGCAGGTAATTCCGTAAGCGATGTCGGGTTAGCAGAGTTCTCAATCTCGTGCAGCAAATCGCCGGAGGTGGCTAATGTCCCAGCGTATCGTTGTCATCGGAGCCGGGTTTGCCGGCATGTGGAGCGCCCTGAGTGCAGCGCGCCTGCTGGATGCATACGGCAGGACCGACGTGGAAATCACGCTTGTTGCGCCCGATCCGCATTTGCATGTACGCCCGCGCCTGTACGAGGAGGGGCCGGCCAACTTCAGGGCGCCGCTCGCGGAGATTTTCGACGCGGTGGGCGTGAAGTTCGTGCAGGGAACGGTAGAGCGCATTCAGGTGCCGACTCGTACCGTCGAGGTCGTTGGTGAGGATGGACGACGCGGGACGCTCGATTACGATCGACTCGTGCTCGCGAGCGGCAGCCGGCTCTTCAGGCACGCTATCCCAGGTCTTGCCGGACACGCGTTCAGCGTGGACCAGAACCCGTGGGGCTCTTTGCTGCGGGTGCAGTCTGGGCGATCTACCGCGACCGCGAAACGCCGTCGCGCACGCTGCCGATCGACAAGGTCGGCGTGAAGTCCGATCAGGTAGGCGGCGGCGCGCTGCCGTACCGTCAAGCCCAGCCGTTCGGCTGCACGGCCTGTGCGAGAGGAGCAACAAATTAAGAAAGAGGGGCAGACCGGCAATTCCTTAAACGATGAAGTGTTAGAGCGACATGAAATGCTTGTCGTGACCCGCTTCCGGCTTGCGAGAGGCCGCTTTCGCGGCTTAAAACGACAAGAATTGGTTGTCAACACACGACATCAATTGCTGAACTCCACACAGGACGATCCGCAAGTCATAGGACCGGTTGCCGTGCTCCATGACTGATTTAACGGCCGCACACGCCTTGGGTTGAGTGCGTGGAAACCCAGTGCGCGCCTGGCGCAGTGCTGCCTAGTCCAGCGCGAAATCCGCCGGGACTTGTGCCTCCTTCTCATAGCGGAATACGTTCAAGTCGTCGTACTGAATGGCTGGTTTTTTACCTGAAATCAGATCGGCGAGCAGCTGCGCCGAACCGCAGGACATTGTCCAGCCAAGCGTGCCATGGCCGGTGTTCAGGAAAAGGTTGGGCACGGCGGTGCGCCCGACAATGGGCGTGCCGTCTGGCGTCATCGGGCGCAGCCCGGTCCAGAAGGTCGCCTTCGATGTGTCGCCACCGCCCGGGAACAGATCGTTCACGCACATTTCGAGCGTCTCGCGCCGCGCTTCGCGCAGGCGCCTGTCGAATCCGACGATTTCGGCCATGCCGCCCACACGAATGCGTTTGTCGAAACGCGTGATGGCGATTTTGTAGGTCTCGTCGAGGACAGTCGAGACCGGCGCGCGGGCCTCGTCCGCGATAGGCGCCGTGATGGAATACCCCTTGAGCGGGTAGACCGGAATCTTGACGAGGCCCGACAGGAAGCGCGTCGAATAGGAGCCAAACGCAACAACGAACGCATCGGCATGAATGAGTTTGGTCCCATGGCGCACGCCAGCGACCTTGCAATCTTCGACAACGAGGGTATCGACTGCCGTGTTGTAGCGGAACGTTACACCCGCCTGCGCGGCGAGCGCGGCAAGCCGGGTTGTGAATAGCTGGCAGTCGCCTGTCTCGTCGCCGGGCAAGCGAAGACCGCCGGTCAGCTTATGCGAGGTCGCCGCGAGCGCAGGCTCGACCCGCGAGAGTTCGCTCGCAGTCAACAGCTCGTAGGCAACGTTCGCCTCTTTCAGGACCGCGATGTCCTTTGCTGCGCCTTCGAGCTGCTGCTGCGTGCGGAAAACCTGCAGCGTGCCGCCCGTTCGTCCTTCGTACTGAATACCCGTTTCAGCGCGCAGTGCCTTCAGGCAGTCGCGGCTGTATTGCGCGAGCCGCACCATTCGGTTCTTGTTGATCGCGTAGCGCTCGGCGGTGCAGTTCTGCAGCATCTGCCACATCCACTGAAGCTGGAACTGCTTGTCCGCGTCATCCGGGCGAATGGCGAGCGGAGCGTGCTTCTGGAACATCCACTTGACGGCTTTGAGCGGCACGCCGGGTGCCGCCCACGGTGCGGCATACCCTGGAGAAATTTGCCCGGCGTTCGCGAAGCTCGTCTCGAGCGCGGGACCTTGCTCGCGGTCAATCACAGTGACTTCATGACCGGCGCGCGCCAGATAGAACGCGCTAGTCACACCGACGACCCCGCTACCCAGCACCAGGACTCGCATAGCCAACCTCTCCCCAGCCAGTAGTGAATGACCGCCGCCAGTGTTTGATCTGGCAGTCGATAACTGGATCCTAGCGACATATGAACAGTTTTCAATAATCTTTGGTCGGCTATTTCTGGTCGAAATTGCTATGCCGGCTGAAAAGGAATCACTAAGGTTTCCAAACCTCCTTATGGCCTGGACGGCGTGGAATCGAAAGAGAATTGTTTGCGAAACGCGAGAACAGTATTGCGAGCAATCGGGACAAATCAATCGATATGTGCATATACACTCTCGTCCATCGATGTTGCGGGCAAGTCAGCCAGTTCTGCGGGTTTGCCCCTGCCACTTCCGACAACCTGTAATCGACGCGCTTTCCAATCTCATTTGGGGTAAATCATGTCCACGCTCTTTTCTGAAGTCAAAGTTGGCCCTTACACGTTCTCGCATCGAGTGGTTCTTGCGCCGCTGACCCGCATGCGTGCAGAAAACGGTGCGATACCCGGCCCGCTCATGGCGCAGTATTACGCGCAGCGCGCTTCGGCCGGCGGGTTCCTGATCAGCGAGGCCACCATCGCTGCGCCGAACGGCAATGGATATCTTGGAGCGCCCGGTCTCTACGACGATAGTCAGATTGCTGGCTGGAAACGCGTGACCGATGCGGTCCATGCGAAGGGCGCGAAAATCTTCCTTCAGCTGTACCACGCCGGGCGTCAGTCGAATTCGGAGTTGCAACCCGACGGCGGGCGACCCGTTGGTCCCTCGGAAGTGCCTCACCGCGGCGTCGCCTACACGGATGCCGGCTGGGTCCCGAATACGCCGAATCGCGCATTGGAGATTCACGAAATTGCGGGTATTGTCGAAAGCTTTCGCGCTGCGGCAGCACGCGGCGTCGCGGCAGGCTTCGACGGCGTGGAGCTCCATGCCGCGAATGGCTATCTGTTCGACCAGTTCCTGCAGGACGGGAGTAACAAGCGGACGGACGTCTATGGCGGGTCGTTTGAAAATCGTGCCCGCCTGTTAATGGAAACCACCCGTGCCGTCATTTCAGTGTGGGGAAGCGACAAGGTTGCCGTGCGTCTCGGGCCGAGTGGGTCGTGGGGCGATATGTCGGATAGCGACCCTGTCGGCTTGTTCACGTATGCCGCGGAAGAACTCGCGAAGCTGAATCTCGCGTACCTGCACCTCATCGAGCCCCGCATTCTCGGCAATGTCGAAAACGAGAGCGCCAACCCGGATCCGGTCGCGGCTCAGATGATTCGCAAACACTATGCGGGCACCATCATCGCGGCCGGTGGCTTCGACGGTGAGAAGGCGGAAGCGATCCTGCAGGCCGGCGATGCCGATCTGGTGGCATTCGGTCGTCACTTCATTGCGAATCCCGACCTGCCAAAGCGCCTGCGCCGCAACCTTTCGCTCAACCCGTACGATCGCCCGACCTTCTTTGGCGGTACACATATCGGATATACGGACTACCCGTTCTATAAGCTCGAGGCGGAAGCAGTAGCCTGAAACGCGAGCTTGTAGCGGATGCAGGGCAACGATGGACGGCTGGACGCGTGGGCACCTCGTGGCTTTGGCGGGCAAGTCGACCAATTGCGGGAACTCGGCGTCATATTGGGCTCGTTTCGGACAATTGGTTTTCGTCGTCTACGTCTACACTGGTTTTCATGGAGCGAGGCGTTGGCTCCATCCCAGGATTCCCCTCCTGCGGCCGAGTTGGACCATACCGTGTACCTGTTGCAGTACCGCAGTCCCTCAGCAGTAGTCATATCTGGCAGAGCTTGTTGGGTTATTGTCGAAGTACCGTGCTGTTGAATCGATGAGGAGTGCAGGGAAATCCGTAGTTGAAGTGCAGAGCAACACGTAGTTGAAGTAGCACGTCATCCAGCATTATTTCATTGCAGGTCCAGGCCGCTTACATCGGAACGGGTGTAAGCGGCCGTTGTTCATTCTCACGTGCCGGGTGCCAGTTTCCTTCCGAACATTGATTCGCTGCGCTATTAGCGCTACCTTTACGTCTATCCTGGTTGTCGAGTTCCGATCAACGAGAGGAGAACCGTTTCGTGAAGAGAGCGTGGGCTTTCCCCTGCATCGTTGCCTTGAGCGCGATCCTCTGCGGATGCGGCAAGGAAAGTTCGCGAAACGCCACCGAGGCATCGGGCGCGTCCGCAAGCCAGGCGCCGGGTCAGCCAGCGCAAGGCGCGAGTGGCACACCCGCGGCATCAGGCGCGCAAGTAGCGGGCGCGCTGGGCACCATCACCAAGACACAGTTGCCGGCGGAAGCAACCGAGACGCTACGGCTGATCAAAGCAGGCGGCCCCTTCCCGTATGCGGACGACGGGGTGTTGTTCCGCAACAGTGCCGCGTTGCTTTCGAAGCATCCGCGCGGCTACTACCATACATATACGGTGCGCACTCCTGGCGCGACGGATCGCGGACAGCGCCGGATCGTGTGTGGTGGTCCGCGCAAGCAGATTAGCGACTGCTACTACACCGAAGACTACTACGCCAGTTTCAAACGTATTGCGGAGTGAAGGCGGATTTGGGTCTTCGGAATGGCTGGACTGTCCAGGTAACGGTTGTTGCTGACGACAGCGGGCCGTGATCTGCCTTTCGTCAAAGTGGAAGGCTGCCATTCAACGCTCAGGTCAAGGGGCGTGCTTGCGACGCAGGCGTATTCTCTTCAACCGATTGTTGGGCGGGTGGGACCGGAGCGCCAGGAACGAGCCCGTAGGCGGACATGACTGCCAGCAACTTCTGGCGGTCAGGCGGGCCGCCGGCATTCACCACTGCCTGTACATCCAGAAAGTATCGCGCACCAAGATCAGGGGTAAGGACGACGAGTGCCTTGGCAATGGCCTGATGAGGGTTGCTGAACGCATGGACGGAGCCCTTGGGTGTATGCATCCACTGACCCGGCGCCAGATCCCTCACAACACCGTCAACGCAATAGCGGATGAGCCCCTCCAGGGCGTATATGCATTCTTCATTGTGGGTGTGGCTATGTGGTGGCGGTACGTTCGCTCCCGGGGCGATTGTCAACTCGAAGACGCCCATGCCCTCTGTGGCGGATCCGTCGATGAGATAGCGCACCGTCAGGCCGCCAATGGTGATTGGCTCAAGAGTGGATGCGTCTGCGGTCATCGCGGATCCTCCGAACGGAGTTGGTGACGTCAGCGGAAGCGCCGGCACAACAAATCTGGGACGCCTCGCAACCGGGCTTGGCGCAGACAGCTGGCTCGATAGTGCAGAACATACTGTCTGCAGTCGAGCGCATAGGAATGTGCGGCCGCGCACAGAAAAGACGCATTGAATGCGTGATGGCCGTTTGGGGCCGCCCGGCCAATCGCATCCGTACCGGACGGCCGCGCGCGAGCGCGCGCTTTATCCGATCGCCGCTTCCTGGATCGCCTCGACAAGATCCGCGTTGCTGTGTGCGCGACCCGCGATTCCCCACGAGCCATCCGCCGCATAGACGATGTTGGTCCAGATGTGATCCCGCGTAAGGCGGCCACCGGCAGCCTGTTCGAGGATCGCGGTCGCTTTTTCGGTGAACGCCTGTTTGGCCTCGGGCGTCGCAAGCGCGATTTGCGGCAGCGTGAGTTCGACGAACGCCGCGGCGGCAGGCTTGCCGGCCGAGAACACGCGCGCGGCCGGGATAACGTTCAGTGTCCCGATCACATTGGGTGTCATGAACGTGTTGCCTTCGAGCTGCGCGACGCTCAACAGCGCCTGCGTCAAGGCGGCGAAGGTAGGGGCTTCGGCGTTCGTGGACAGCACGCCTTCGGAAACGGTCAGCGTAATCGGCATGGCAGATCCTCATGTGTCGGTGAGAGCGGTTAGTGGTATATATGTAGCAACTGCTCTCTATGTATAGACACTGATTGCTCTTTAAGCAAGAAAAAAGAGCGATCGCTCCGAATGCGAGATCCGATGCGTTACTCTGCCGAGCACAAGACCGAAACCCGCAAACGTATCGTCGATGCAGCGAGCCGCCTGTTCCGGCGCGACGGCTACGGCGGTTCCGGCATCGACGGCCTGACCAAAGAGGCGGGCGTGACCAACGGCGCGTTTTACGGGCACTTCAAGTCGAAGAGCGAGGCGTTCCGTACGGTGGTTCTGGCTGGCATGGAGCAATTGCGGCTCACCGTTGCCGACCTGAGGGCGGGCGATGGCAAACGCTGGCTCAAGACGTTCATCGGGCTCTATCTGGGCCCAAAGCGCACGTGCGACATCGGCGAGAGCTGCGCGCTGCCGAGCTTTTCGCCCGAGATGGTGCGCGCGGACGCCGAGACACGCGATGCCTATGAGGCGGCGTTGCGCCGCTTGATCGAGGAGGTCTCGGCGGGGCTGCCCGACGAAGCCGGCGCGGCGCGCGACGACAAGGCGATCGCGCTGCTTGCGATGTTGTCGGGCGGCGTCACGCTGGCGCGGGCGGTGCCGGATCCGGCGCTGTCGAAGCGGATCGCCGACGCCGTCGAGCGCGCGGCCCTCGCGCTGACTTCGGCGGCGCCGCGCAAGCGTGGCTGAGGGCACGCTGAAGAGGGGGCGCGTGCCACAAGGCGGTTGTTGACCCGGGTATCACAGCCCGCCGCCCCTTCCCGCTCACCCCCAGACGGCCTCACCATGGCGCCGAGACAGACAGCCTCACGCCCTGCATGAAGCTGTTGTTGCCGAACATGACGCTGTAGTCGAGCCCGAACGTGATGCTGCGCATCTGGAATCTCGAGCCGACTTCGACCTGCATCCGGTTCTGGCTGGAGGGCACGGTCGAGACGAAGTAAGCCGGTCCCGCGCCAGCGAGGTCCGCGTAGGCGAGAGACGCCGTGCCCTGGCCGTTGAAATCGTGCTGATACTCGACACGTGCGTACGGCAGCAGCACGCCCCACCGCGTCGCTTGAGCATACTCGGCGCGCAGTCCCAGCGCGCCCGACACGGTCGTGACCGTTTGCCCGAAATACGTGAGCGAATCGATACCCGCACCGCTTTCGCTGTACTGATCGAGCGTTGCATCTGCGTAGGCAATGCGTCCGTAGGGGGAAATCAGCCACGTGTTGCTGCGGTGCTCGTATCCCGCCGCGAGCGAGGCGAACTTCTGCCGGCCATCGCGCTGGCCGCTCGCGAAGTCGCCGGCGCCCGTGTCCCAGCGGCGGGAGTTGAAGCTGAGCGTGCCGAAACCGGCAATGCCGTCGACGAAGAGCGATGGCTGCGGCCGGTAGCTCCCATAGAGCGCAAAGCTGTAGCTGTCGCCCGTGCTCTTCGTGCCGTCGCTGCCGATGTCGCTGGAATCGTGGCCGTAGCCGAAGCCCGCGCCAATCGAAAAGTGTTCGGAGATGCGGTAGTCCATGCCCGCGGTGACACCCGGCGTCGTGAAGCGAAAGCCCGAGCGCTGATTGCCGGCGTAGTTCATGCCGAAGTCGACCGAGCCCGCACTCCAGAATGCGAGGTCGGACGCAGCGTTGGCGGCGCGGTCTCGTCCGTCGGCCGCGAGCCCGGAGTGGCCCGGGCGGCCCGAATCGTTCGAACTGGACGACGACGCTTCGAGCGCCTGATTGGCTCGCACACAGGCGTCGCGCAAGGTCGGCGATGCGGCATCCTCGCACTGCGCGCCCGCGCTGGGCGCCTTGCCTGGCAGCGCCACCGAGAGATCGTTGCTCGATGGCGCGTGACCCGTTCCGTGCAGACGCTCGAGCCGCCGGCTGTAGTTCGCGATCTGCGCGTTCGCGAAGCGGCGCGCGGCCTCGACCTGGGCGTCGATCAAGCCGACCACGTCGGGATCGGTCGAGGGATCGGGGCGCGCCGCGACTGTCACGAGCAGAACGCCAGGCGCCGACGTCGCGATCGCATTGCTCAGCGTGTAGGTGATCGTGGCGGTGCCGGCGAAGGCCGCGGCCGGTACGAACCTCACGGCGAGCGCGCCGGATTGCGACGCGACGGCGGCCCTGGCCATGACGCTGCCGTTGGCGCCGCCGACGATGCTTGCCGTGCCTGCCGCCGCCGGGCTCACCGAGATGATCGCCGCGCCCATGAACGGGCCGCCCGTCGCGCCGTCGGTGATGTCGACGCTGACGGACTGCGTAGCGGACGTGCTGACCTGGCGCTGGGCCAGCGCGACCGGCACGGCGTTGACCGTCACCGTCACGGCGATGGGGGCCGAAACGCCCGCGCTATTCGCAATCGTGTAGGTGAAGCCGACTTCACCCGAGGAGGTGCTCGCGGGCGTATAGACGATGTCGAGTCCGTTGACGACGGCCGTCCCCGTCTTCGGTGCCGAGGCGATGGCCACCGCCGTGAACGGGCCGCCGCTCGCACTGGCTGTCGCGTGGATCGTCACGGCGGCATTCGACTGTGTCGTGACCGTGACGGCGGGCGCGGCGGGCACGGCCGTCGACGCATTGACCGTGAGCGTGTAGGCGCGTTGCGCCGTGACGGCGCCGGTGCCGGTGCTGCTATCTTTCGCCGCGACCGTGAACGACGACGTGCCGGCCGCGGCCGGGGTGCCCGAGAGTACGCCCGTGGCGGCATTGAGGCTCAGTCCCGCCGGCAGTGCGCCCGCTGCGACGGAGTACGTATAGGGCGCGTTGCCGCCGCTGGCCGTCAGCGTCTGGCTGTAGGCGACGCCCACCGTGGGCGCGGTCAGCGTGGCCGGCGTGATCGAAAGCGTCGGCGCGCCGACCGTGATGGTCACGGTGGCGGGCGCCGACGTGCCGCCGCTGTTGGTCGCCGTGTACGTGAACGAGTCCGGTCCGCTGTAGCCGGTTGCCGGCGTATAGGTGATCGACGTCCCGCTTGCGACGGCAGTCCCGTGACTCGGCGCGGCGACGACCGCCACGCTGGCCGCCGTGCCGCCCGAGAGATTCAGCGCAATGGTATTGCCGCCGCTGCTGTTGTACGCGACATTCGCCGTAACCGCGCCTGCCACCGGCGCGATGCTGTTGATGGTCAGCGAATAGCTCTGGCTGCCGACCAGCGCGTTGCTGGCGGTCGCCTGCACCGTGAAATTGGCGGTGCCCGTGGCGGTCGGCGTGCCGATTAGCACGCCGCTCGAAGTCAACAACAGTCCGGGCGGCAACGTGCCTGCGACCACCGCATAGGTGTAGGGCGCCGCGCCGCCGCTGGCCGTCAGCGTCTGCATGTAAGGCGTGCCGTAAGTCCCCGCGGGGAGCGTGGATGGCGTCAGCGTCAGCGGGGATGGATTGACGGTCACTGCGTAGTTCAGCGTTCCCGTAAACGGACCCGTCCCCGTACTGCTGTCCTTGGCCGCCACCATGAACGACGCTGGGCCGGCGGCAGTCGGCGTGCCGGACAGCACGCCCGTGCTCGCATTGAGCGTCAAGCCGGCCGGCAGCGATCCGGACACGATCGAATAGGTGTAGGGCGCGTAACCGCCGCCAGCGACGATCGTCTGGCTGTAGGCCGTGCCCACCGTGGGCGCCGTCAGCCCGGCCGGCGAGATCGACAGCGTGGGCGGCGTAATTGTAACGACCACCGTGGCGCTTGCCGAGGTTCCGCTGTCGTTGCTCGCTGTGTACGTAAACGAGTCCGTTCCCGCGTAGCCGCTCTGCGGCGTATAGGTGATCGACGTTCCGCTTGCGGTTGCCGTGCCGTGGCTTGCCGCGCTCGCCACGGCGACGCTGGTCGCTGCGCCGCCGCCCAGATTCAGCGTGACCGGATTGCTCTGGCTGCCGTAGGCGACGGTAAGGTTGACCGCGCCGGCGGTGGGCGCGGCAATGTAGGCGAACTGGTCACCGGGGCCGGTCGTGCTTGTGCCGAGCGTCGTGGTCACGGTGATGTCGACCGTGCCCGCGGCCGCGGCCGGCGACATGGCGACGATCTGCGTCGCAGAAACAACGGTAAACGAAGTCGCGGCCGTCCCGCCAAAATAGACGGCTGATGCACCCGTGAAACTCGTGCCGGTGATGGTCACCGAGGTGCCGCCGCCCGTTGGCCCTGAGGTCGGGTTGATTGACGTGACCGAGGGCGGTGCCGCTGCCGACGCGAGTCCTGGCAGTGCGAACGTCATGAGCAACGCCACGCCGAAGCGGGCAGCCAGCGCGCGCCGCGAGCGTGCGCCAGCCAGCAGGATGGCCGCGAGCGCGCGAGCGAGCCATGCCGCGCGCGCGAGGCCGGCGCGCGTTGTTGCACGGCATGCGTTGTAACCGGATGGTGATGGCCTGCCTGGCCGATTCGATGCGATTTGCGTTGGAGCCGCGCAGGCCGCAGCGCCGCGCGGGAGCGTGTCCCGACACTTCCTTGTCATTTTGTTCCCCGGGGCGCTTATTCATGCGCCTTGCTTTCTTGTGGTTTCTCTTTTCGGCTGCTGCTGGTGGCGGCCTTCTTGATTCGCGGGGAATTATATCTGCTCAGTAAGTTGCGGGTGCAACGACTGGAAGTGGATCGCAGACCCTTCAAACGTCCTTCAAACCGTCCCCACGAGAATCGACTCGCCGCTCGCCGGCCTCAAGCCATCGCTACGGCTTGCGAAGTAACGTGCAGTGAGGTCTGCGGTCGAAACATGGCGCGCGTCGCGCAAGCCCGCCTCGTGTGCGAGCGCAAGCATCTCGTCGGGGGAGAAGAAGCTCACGAACGGCGTGCCCGCCGCCCTCGCACGCTCATACACGGCGGCATGCTGCGAGCGCTCGGGCTCGTCGATGAGTTTGAGCGGCAAAAGGAAAGTCATGACGAGCGTCGAGCCCGGTGCGAGCTGCGCGATCTGCCGCAGCGTCGCGAGGTTCGCTTCGCGCGTGAGATACATCGAGACGCCCGTCGACGCGATCACCGCCGGGCTCGCTGCATCGAACCCGGCCGCCGCGAGCCGTTCCCACCATGTCTCGCCGGCTTCGAAATCCACCGGCACGAAACGCAGCCAGTCCTGCTCGCGAAACCCTAGCTCCATGAGCCGCTGACGTTTCCACGCTTGCGTGCCCGGCTTGTCCACTTCGTACACGTGCAGGCGCGAGGCGATCTCGGGGCGACGCTGCGCGAACGTGTCGAGTCCCGCTCCGAGAATCGCGTACTGTTGCGCGAGACCTTTTGCGGTCTGTTCGGCCACGAGGTCCTCGACAAAGCGCGCGCGCCCGACGATCGAAGCACGATACCCGCGCGTGCCCTCAGGGTGCATGTCGGGCCGCTCGCGCCAGTTCGATTCGGGCGCGGCGATCTGCATGCCGGTTTCGTCTTCGAGCACATAGGGCGCGTCGTCGACCTGGACGTGCAGCGCGCGCCACAGCGCGACGCGAATGGCGGTGCTGTCGGGAGCGGCGGTCTGGCTGGCGGGCATGCTGCGGTCCTCCGTGGCGGGTTTCGTCGCACGATTATCGCGCGCCTGACTCACGGCTGTGGGCCCCGTAAATGTCGGCGCTCACTTGCCGCAACGCCTCGATCATCACGCTCGCCGCGGGCGTGAACAGGCGGTCCGCGCGCGTGATGATGCCGAAGTCGTCCATCTGGCAATCCATCGGCACGGGCAGGATCGCGACCATGCCGTGCGCCGCGTAGTAGTGCGCCACGTCCTCGGTGAGCACGGCGATCATGTCGCTTTGCTCCAGCACGCGCGTAATGAAGAGCAGCGCGGGCGTTTCCACCACGTTCGAAGGGGGCGCGAGGCTCGCGCGCTGGAACATCAGCTCGAAGCGATGCCGCAGCACGCTGCCAACGGGCGGCACGACCCACGTGGCGCGCGCGATATCGGCGAGCGCGATCGGTTGGGCTGCATCCGCCGCCTGCCCGAGCATCGGATGCCCCGGCCGAACCACGGCGCATACCGGCT harbors:
- a CDS encoding class I SAM-dependent methyltransferase: MPASQTAAPDSTAIRVALWRALHVQVDDAPYVLEDETGMQIAAPESNWRERPDMHPEGTRGYRASIVGRARFVEDLVAEQTAKGLAQQYAILGAGLDTFAQRRPEIASRLHVYEVDKPGTQAWKRQRLMELGFREQDWLRFVPVDFEAGETWWERLAAAGFDAASPAVIASTGVSMYLTREANLATLRQIAQLAPGSTLVMTFLLPLKLIDEPERSQHAAVYERARAAGTPFVSFFSPDEMLALAHEAGLRDARHVSTADLTARYFASRSDGLRPASGESILVGTV
- a CDS encoding autotransporter domain-containing protein, translating into MTFALPGLASAAAPPSVTSINPTSGPTGGGTSVTITGTSFTGASAVYFGGTAATSFTVVSATQIVAMSPAAAAGTVDITVTTTLGTSTTGPGDQFAYIAAPTAGAVNLTVAYGSQSNPVTLNLGGGAATSVAVASAASHGTATASGTSITYTPQSGYAGTDSFTYTASNDSGTSASATVVVTITPPTLSISPAGLTAPTVGTAYSQTIVAGGGYAPYTYSIVSGSLPAGLTLNASTGVLSGTPTAAGPASFMVAAKDSSTGTGPFTGTLNYAVTVNPSPLTLTPSTLPAGTYGTPYMQTLTASGGAAPYTYAVVAGTLPPGLLLTSSGVLIGTPTATGTANFTVQATASNALVGSQSYSLTINSIAPVAGAVTANVAYNSSGGNTIALNLSGGTAASVAVVAAPSHGTAVASGTSITYTPATGYSGPDSFTYTATNSGGTSAPATVTITVGAPTLSITPATLTAPTVGVAYSQTLTASGGNAPYTYSVAAGALPAGLSLNAATGVLSGTPAAAGTSSFTVAAKDSSTGTGAVTAQRAYTLTVNASTAVPAAPAVTVTTQSNAAVTIHATASASGGPFTAVAIASAPKTGTAVVNGLDIVYTPASTSSGEVGFTYTIANSAGVSAPIAVTVTVNAVPVALAQRQVSTSATQSVSVDITDGATGGPFMGAAIISVSPAAAGTASIVGGANGSVMARAAVASQSGALAVRFVPAAAFAGTATITYTLSNAIATSAPGVLLVTVAARPDPSTDPDVVGLIDAQVEAARRFANAQIANYSRRLERLHGTGHAPSSNDLSVALPGKAPSAGAQCEDAASPTLRDACVRANQALEASSSSSNDSGRPGHSGLAADGRDRAANAASDLAFWSAGSVDFGMNYAGNQRSGFRFTTPGVTAGMDYRISEHFSIGAGFGYGHDSSDIGSDGTKSTGDSYSFALYGSYRPQPSLFVDGIAGFGTLSFNSRRWDTGAGDFASGQRDGRQKFASLAAGYEHRSNTWLISPYGRIAYADATLDQYSESGAGIDSLTYFGQTVTTVSGALGLRAEYAQATRWGVLLPYARVEYQHDFNGQGTASLAYADLAGAGPAYFVSTVPSSQNRMQVEVGSRFQMRSITFGLDYSVMFGNNSFMQGVRLSVSAPW